cgtcccgttgcgtctcgtccctggaccataattataggtttgctcgtccactgcagttgctcttaccgACTATACAAGCCCTCAACGTAAAAGCTACGACAGTAGAAAACGTCCGCCAAGCTTGGCCAAGAATAGCAACATTGCTAATGGAGGTATCGGCTTACTGAGGAGAGTACAACACCCCTTGTAAAACAAAGCATTTTTCGATTTATCTTATATTATATACTCCTTCCattccactttagatgatgtttttggagttttcacgcagattaagaaatggagagaaaTGAATATTTTCCATCTATACCCTTGAGAAAAGACATCAAACATTAATTACTATTAGtgcatttaaaaataaacttacaGTTCCAAGATAAAATATTAGGGTGTCATTGGAAattttgtggaaaaatatgaaaaccttcAAGTATTGTCGAACACAAAAATAatcctaaaacatcatctaaaatggaaatATGTTGGTACTCTGCCGATTAACTGGTACTTCAATTAGCAATCATGAAAAATAACTTCTCTCAATGACTATGCAAATTCAAACCAAGCTGTATAACTAGCGAACACATCGAAGACGGATGGCAAAATTTAATCCATAGTGGCTGCTGGCTAGTGATCCTTTTTTTTCACACTTATTTTTTTCAATGAGCAAAGAATCAACTTGGCTCAGCCCACCGTTGCAATTGGCCATTATAGAGATTGCtttgaaaattagaagaaaaaaaacatttagATTTTTGTTTGGAGTATTTTAGTAGTATACGGTaatcaaaattggtcaattaacccaataatgaCAATTACTAGGtgaaaaaaatatgtaaaattcAATACTGTTTagatggacgagaatgtaaaaataaccaggatgtaaacaattttatcctatccattttcaaatattttctctatttttaatttacatccgGATGCATCCAGTTACGTTTCACTCTCGCAATTTTTTAAGTTTGAATCCAAATTCATTCTTACTATTTTCTTTGTGTCCATTTCAACcttattaatttttactcgtccattagaaccatgttttaaaaatatttgggcaattgaccggaaaatatcgaaagcTACACCTTCGAAATGTTTTTTCTTCAGTAGTAGATAAGTTAATGAACAAGCAAAATTATCAAACTAAAAAATTTCCAAATGAAAATAACATGGTAGAATATTCTTGCATacatccaaatttgaacaccatgaCATTGTGGTCTCGACGTAATGTATTAATTCATCATTGTTCTTTGAACAACCCCCAAAACAATTTGAACACGATAACATGGTCAAATTTGATTCTGTTTGAACGCCACGCTAGGGAGCTCCAAATGTAACGAAGTTTTGAGGACAGAAATGCCCATTTGGAGCTCTAAaactgtttttttgttttgttttataaaacGTTATATAAAGGAGTAAATAAAGAAGAGCAATCCTCATAGAAATCCAAGGATTTCTTGTTTGCCTTAAAGAAGGAAAAGGTTTGAGTTTTGCTACACTGACGGACAGAGTCAAATCAGTGGAGCTGGTTGGTAGAGAATCGGCATGAACCCATACCCAACTTCCATGCCCCCATTTTCTACCTTCCTTCTTATTCGTTCAtcctcatttttcttctttttctcattTGGGTTGAATCTGCTCTGATGCGATGGTAGGGAAATCGAAATCAGGTGACCTAAATATAATTAATGTTCTTGTTTTATGATGTGATTATGCTGATGTGATTTGCTTTCCTGTTGTTACTTTTAAGTATTTGTTATTAAACCCTAGTTTAGGTTTTAATTTGAGATATAGGTAATGAAGTGAGATCCCTGCAAAAATGCTGGATGTTTCTTTTCATGAATCTAATTGGGTTGCTGGGTAGTTGATAAGAGGATCAGACATAGGCTTCGGAAGGTGAATAgaaccagaaaaaaaaatcataacaaTCACTTTATGCCATGTGAAGTTGAAGGATTTAGTGTCTCCTAATTTTGCTGAGAAAAGATTGATTTTTCTGTAGTTCGATCTCTTTAGCTTGTTGTAGATTGAGGCTTGAGCATAAGAGTATCGAGTTCATTGTTTACTTGTTTGTTGTATTTCAAAAGAGAATTAGAGTCCTTGTCTTGTTAGGCGTGTGTAAAGATTATAATCAATATAGTTCCCTTTGTGTGATAAACTCTGTCATCTCCAATTCAATAGTTTCTTTCAGATGTAGGTGTTAATGAGAAGTAAATTTATTAGAGAAGCCCCATTTCGTGATTTACTGTACGTATTTAGGTTTTGATCATGATGCAGACTCAAACAAGAATATGCTTGGGGGAGTACTGCATGGTAGATCGATAGAGGAGGTGGTAATTTCTGATGGAAAATTGTTGTATGTACTTGCTGATTTCTCATTTTaaaatcggaaaatgggtcatttgtacaaatatttttaaatcacggtttaaatggacgaaTAAAAAGTAGTTCGGgtgaaatgaacaaaaaaaaatagtaaggatgaaactggattcatcctagcttaaatttaaaacatagcaaggatgaaactggatacatcctgtgtaaattaaaaataagaaaaaatatttgaaattggGAACGATGAAAGTGGTTACATCCTGACCATTTTTAAAAGTAGGAATTACCACTAGGTACTAATATAGtagtcttagttagtggcaggtccacccactaaagctcAGTAACCACAGGTCCaaagatttaaataaaaaaagaaattggaCCAAAAAGTTTAATTCCATGTCCATATACGTGTGAGAAAGTCATGTACTTTTTTTGATATCTCCAAAATACCCCCTAGTGTAATAGAATATAAATTTTAGATGAACCATTTTTTTTCCAGAtccgtttttttttctctttcctctcgTTGCTAGtagagaaaatcttcttctttttttcgttCTCTCCCGTTTTGTCTATCAGAGAAGAGATAATCCCATGAAGATTTTTGCAAGATATAGATCGATCCGCGAATCCAAGCTCGATTATTTATATGAAGTTTTTGGTAAGTTGATTTTCTTACTGTTGATGTTAGTCtaggtttttttttaatcaattttcttCTAGTAATGTTTATCTTAGGGTTTCTAGTATCTAATAGTTTTAtggatgtttgattatgttttgatCTATATGCttgattgtttatttttttataaaatagttcagatctagaCGGATGATCACCTTTTTTGTTCATTTCGTCAGTAGATTTGATTATATCAGTTTCATTTTATTGGTTCTAGATTTTTTTTCAGTTcatttttgtgtatgaaccaacaatacatatctgcagtactgacaaaaacctagctttataaactgattttgatgatttacagttttttattaatttattaggttttagatcggctttgattttgttttactcatggattcatcacttaatttgtatgattcagcagtacatatatctcTTGATTCCTTGGAGAGAAATTAAGACTTAAGATTTTTGGGTTACGGAAATAGGAATTGAACTCGGTTTTTTGTGTGTTTACGATCTTTATTCTTGATTCGttaatttttttacttcaatttttataaaaatacttCAGATCTAGATACATAATCATGTTTTAGGTTCATTTCATTAGTATATCtgatattttagtttcattttgttggtctttggtttgtttttaatttgcttttgtgtattaatcatcagtacgtatatgatgtactggtggtttttgatgaaaatagtccagatctagttataaaatcatgttttacgttCATTTCATTTGGAGATCtgatattttagtttcattttgttgacttttggttttgtttctgtttggttttgtgcattaaccatcagtacgtatatgacgtactgattttctgtgtttactatgcatctatatgttttgcttgtgtattaaccatcagtacgtatatgacgtactgtttgtATGAATCTTAATCGTAATTATTCGATTTTTTGAttagattatgatgtttttagcttatttgaactctcaatttgattttcttgttattttcgttCTTTATTTTCTAAGAAAATCATGCTTGTTTattgtttcaggggtattatctAGCAGTACATATGTCGTATACTAATACAAATtacttttgattatgttttgtgcttagttttatcacttgttgttgtttgatccataagtacatatcttccatactgaaataatactctttcgattctgtttttttatagattcattccatgcagttgttttttagttcatgaatcagcagtacatatgtggcatactgatacaaactgcTTTTTGACtatgttttattcttagttttatcactttttgttgtttcatccataagtacatatatgcgatactgaaataagactctcgaTTTAGTTATTTTTCTTCATGGAGTTGTTTTAGACAGTGAATTAACAATACATATATTGAATACTGAAAAAGTTGCTCTTTGAATCTGTTTTATACATAGATTTTAGTCAGTTAATTATTATGATTTTGTCAACACATATATGGAATACCGAAATAAAACTGAACCATCGTTAGGTAGTATTAATCTTGATGTTGTCATATTACTTGTACTATTCATTTTTGTTCTGTTATTCATATATTGgttgttgttgtgttttaattgttacattttggtcacatttacaggttcaatatgttTGATGTTAAGAGTGTTGGCGCTTTTTGGAGGAAGTGGTCCAATGGGAGTGGAGCACTAGAGAGATCCTGTTTTTTTTTAacatgtaagcagtgtagcagatatgtactcaaattataTAAGCAGTGTAgcggatatgtactcgaatttcataaactgtgtagcagatatgtactcgatataatgagcatgtagacacacacgtttggtagtcagGGTATTGTggtcattttcatgttttaattaattgtggaccttcagataaaagaaaattctggttggaccctactataaataaccttatgggcttaggaccaaacaagaaattttcctttttaaaattttggccatttaaacagtatctaaatctaaatgtccttttcatccagaaattgttgattttggtctttttaaccaattttgtgttttaaaATTTGTTCATGATTGGTGGTGGTTATTGCAGATTTACTTAGAAGAACGATTTCTTATTATCAAGATAGTCGTATAGACTTCAATAACATTGTAGTACCACTACATGTACTGAAGCTATCTTTCatctgtagttgcaagaaatctcaCAGCCACACAAATATAAGAATATACTAGTAATTAACTAGCCTCAAAGTAAATcatctttttatttattaaaatcacAAGAACAATTACAAGGTAATGGGAAATTCAGGTTTACTCTTTCTCACtttacaatctttctctctcctaattttttGACCAAAGTCCTTCTAAAGAACCCCGCTTCTCTATAGACCAACtactctttatataggatattacataatggatgacagctaagagatcctttattttcggaatcttTGTGCGATATTATCGCACACGTACATTGGTTATTTTTGCAAACCTTATAAACTTcgcacagttcttcacactttatTCATGATTAGGTCGACATCATTCAATTCGTTAACACATATGAGTGTATGCGACGCTCTTTGCGCACATCTAATTATTCCTTACTCGCATATAATACATGTGCGATATTCtattcctacattttgcctcttctcgttTCGTTCTCAAATCCTACTTGATGAGCGAAATGAGAAATCTTCAATTTGTCTTATCGCACATGCTTATCTTTTCAAATTCCACCTTGCCGACAAATATCAGATTCAACTCTTCCTTTTTATGCGTGTCTTCTCGACAACGCACCATTTGACACGTCTTTCGAACCGCTCTTTTCTATCCAATCATTCCTTCGCATTAATGAGGTAAATTCCTCGATTTTCGAGAGTAATTTCTCTTTTTATCATTATTTACTtcgtcttcttctcttttttacttcttttttcttcttctactgcTACTTCTCTTTTGTTTTAAAATCCTTCATTAAAAATCTTTGCGTTATTAAAAACCTTTGCGTTTTCTCATATTCCTTCTCTATTATTTGATCTCATCTTGATCATATTAAATTCTCTTTCAAGCTCTTACTATTCCCATTCTTTTAATGGCACCAATTGCTAAGAAAAATGAagcattttttaaaattttgaaggATCAACTCAGCGCAAGAGGTTATTCActttctcttccttctggatctaATTACTCATCCAAACTCACTCTTGATCTGATTAACTCCGAAAAATGGACAAATCAAAGAATTATCGTTTCTTTGGAACAACTTTTAACTGGTCTTCCTATCCCATTATATGATCCCagtattcctttattttatgaaattttagcTAATAAACGATTCGCACGGGGTATTTTTCAGCTGagtggtgatgctattaggataaTTCTTGAATATGCTCGTCGCGCAGCTGGTTTAGGAACTTCTTATGCCTATGAAGTACGAAATATACTGCATCGTGACAAACCGATTGACCCTGTTGAATATACTCTCGATAATTTCTGTAAGCACTATTATGTGGGTCTTATGAAGAAAGAATCTACTAGATGTGGGCTATTCGCATAAGAAGAAAGGATACTTTTGCTGAGAATGAGAAGATCATGCGAGATGTTGACTGGAATGACAATTCTAACCATACTGCTCGTAGATCTAATGATACTGTTTGGGTAAACTGTCCTGTCATTTTAACGGGCCCTTACGTATCTGGTAGAGCTGTTAATCATTCTGATCTCCCACTTCCTGAAGAATTTTCCAATTATCATCCTTGGGAGCTCATTTTATCCGAGGAAGAGAAACATGTATATTATCTTCACATGAATATCTTTTTCTTCACTTATATATTAGAATTCTCActtatatcttttattttttttattttttagaccaTTAAGGGAAAAATACCAGTTAAgcgagctaataaatcaactgATGCGACATCTTCGCAGAATGAAGAGGTGAGAAacattctctctcttattttaacaatatattgttgcctctgtttctcaTCTGTACCATTCACGCAGATGGAGATTTCAAACGTTAAAGTCAAAGGTCGAACCAAAACCAAAGCTACCAGAACCCATAGTTCATCTTCCCCTTCCAATCTTTCCAAAAGACGTAGAAGATTTTATGATTCCGCTTCAAATTTtgaatctgatgatgatgattcttctCATATCAAAAGATTCAATTAATTCTTCTATgagtcatctttcttctatttttGTCGATCCGATGGCCGCTATGGGTAATGACGAATTATGTCATAGGTTTGATATGGTTTCGAAGATTTGTGATGCTCCCCGTATAGATGATCCATCAGTTCGCACGGCTTCAACTTTATTGGATCCCAGTTTTCAATTTGCTTTGGGTTCTCTGGTAATTTCTGTCCCTTTGTAATTTTTCTAATAAAATTTTAATCTTCGCATCCTAACATGAACCCCAATTTTCGTAGATGTCTCGCATATCATACATGGCATCTTCAGATTACGAAAGGAGACTCCAATCTCTTCAATTTAAACTTGAAACTGAAGTTTCTACTTCGTCGAATAAAATTCAGTGGCTTTCTTACACAACAAGGTTTTGTTAGAGCTAATATAGATCAGTCTATGTTCATCTTCAACTCTCCCACTGCTACTGTGGTTCTCCTACTTTATGTTAATGACATAATTCTTACAGGCAACAATGCTTCTTTTATCGCTTCATTAATCTCCAAGCTAAGCGTAACCTTTGCAATGGAGGATTTGGGTGAGCTCAATTATTTTCTAGGTATTGAAGCAAATTTGACTACTTCACCTGATTCAACTATTCTGACTCGGACAAGGTACACATTGTATCTTCTTACTAAAGCTGATAGGGTTGATAGTAAGCCCTGCAATACACCAGTCACCACATATAAAAGAACTTTAGCTCATGATGGTGTCTTTCTCTCAGATCCTCTCCAATATCGTAGCTTGGTTGGTGTTCTTCAATACCTTACTCTCACCATACCTGACATCACTTATACTGTTAATTATGTCTCGCAATTTATGCAAGCTCCTCGTGACTCTCATATGCTTCTTGTTAAACGCATCTTACGCTATCTCAAGAGTAAAATTGGAGAAGGCATTATTCTGTTTACTGGTGATATTTCTTCTATTCATGGATATTCAGACTCAGATTGGGCAGGGTGTCCCGATACACATAGATCAACATAAGGTTAATGTATCTTCTTAGGCTACTCCCTTGTCAGCTGGTCCTATAAAGCAACCCACTGTTCCAAAATCATCTACTGAAGCATAATACAAGGATGTTAGTTTACTGTCTAGTGAAGTGATGTGGCTCTCTCAACTGCTCAATGAACTGGAAATTGCTCTTACAAAGCCATTTTATCTCTATTGTGACAATCTCGGTGCTAGGTACCTAGTTAACAATCCTGTCTTTCATGAAAGAACCAAACATATCGAAGTTGATTACCACTCAGTGCGTGAACTTCTTGCAGCAGGTGATCTTGGTGTCGAGTTCATTCCCACTTCTTCTCAGCTTGCTGATATTCTCACTAAGGGCCTTACATTCACTCGTTTTTCTCTTTTGAAGAAAAACTCGATACATTGTTTTCCCACTGTTTAGgtttgagggggagtgttagagTGAATGTGTGTTTTACTGTTTTGTACATTTTACTGTTTTGAGTCATCTATGAGTCACATCTTATCTTTGCTATCTTAGTGATAAGGTTGTTTGTACTTTTCTTGCTCTTCAAACAAACTCCTCTGTATAAAGGAGTATTTGCTTGTATGGTCAGTCATGACAACAACTTATCAATAAACTTTTTTTCATTAAATCTGTCAGTAGTAGTACGGGATTTTATTTATTTGGCCCTAAGAATGAAATAGGTAAATTGTTGCTGGTTATTTTCCCCGAAAACGTTTTGCAATGCGCTGTTAATGTTTCCTTTAATCAACTGAAATGTTACCCGGAAGGCCTAGCATTTCATGACTCTGGTATTTATGCGGAAATCCTAGTTTCGCTTAGCTCGAGTTTTTACGTGGATAAAGGAAAGCCTAGTTTCGGGTTGGGTTTTTATATtggtaagagcaaccacagtggacgaccaaaaccaaatatttggtctAGAAATGAACCACAGTCGAACGGAGTAAAGACCAAATACCAGACTAAAACTAAAAActagactatatttggtctggaagcTGGAGCAAAATTATATTTGATCGAGCGGAACTTAAAACTTCGTTTGTTAATAGGCGAACATATAACTTACGTTTGTCAATAGGCGAGCATATAATTTACGATCCATCAATCAGGCGTGCATATAATTTTCCTTTATTACAACCGTTGATAAAGAGTACGCCCCACGAGACGTAGGTAAAATGTCCGTCCAGTTAGAGGCTCACATATAAAACACGCCCCATTGAAGCGTGAATAAGACAAACACATGTAAGCGTTCATTATAAGTTCGCCTCTTTACTTGGGCGTTCATTATAAGTACGCTCGACAGCTTGCGTACTTTATATCTTCGCGTACACCCTCATACAGGCGTTATATATATATGCACGCCTCATACAGGCGTGAATTATATGTACGCCCGACACCACACGAAGTTTATATCCACGCTCGACCAAATATACTCGGCTACCGTAGCGTACacccacggactaaacccaaaattttgattattttttggtatttggtctttgGTTTTAATCATACCACTGCAGTTACTCTAAAAGGACTATATAACATGAGAAGCCTAAGCCTAGTTTCGCTTAACTGGTTTTTACAGGGGTAAAGAAACACTAGTTTAGCCTATATTTaggtaaaaatgaaaaaaaataaaaaatcatcccGTCTCGCGAACCAAGCAGAGCCGCAAACACAATTTTTTTAACCCGGTAGCTCTACATCATCCATCACAGCGCTACATCATCACAACAATGCCAATGCTAGTCTCAAATCCTAATCCCAATCGATCTTCCTTTTGACTTGACTTGATTTCACTTTCTTCCAGACCAAAATAAACTCAAATTTTTTGACTTCAAATTGGGGCTAATCTCAGAGAGTTTATTTCCTTGATTTCTCCGGTAAATATTGAGAGGAAGAACAATAAATGATTCGGAGCTTAAAGAATCTATCATTTGACTGAAAATCAGTAATCTGATTCAGTCACTGACATCACTCTTGTTTTGGGTTCTTAATTAGAGAGATACCAATCAATGTGGTCGGCAAAAATGGTCCATCTGGGTTTTCATCTTCGAGTACAACTGAGGAAGTAACTAATAGAATCGATGCGTCTGCTCTTACTGCCATTGTCACTGGTAAGTGGTAACAAAAAGTTCTCATCTTTGTTAACTTTCTCATTTTTCTTCCTCTTGAACTGAATATCACTACTTCAATAATGGTGTGTGTGGGTAGGCGTCTAGGCGTGCCTAATTGTCGCCTAGGCTGTGCCCCTAAACATATCCCCGTTGAATTTCATGTTTAGGCTTTGTGGCTTATGTGCAAAAATGACATGATATGTAAGGGCAGGCGTCTAGGCGTGCCTAATTGTCGCCTAGGCTGTACCCCTAAATGTATCCCCGTTGAATTTCATCAGCTAATGCCAGCTATAAATGTTCCTTTTGTTTAGGATTTGTATGGCTTATGTGCACAAATGAGTCAAATGACACAGAGGTTAGGTATGTATTTGAATGTAAGGGGAGGTTGTGCAGTAGCCTTTGATGGCATAGCTTAATCAGTTTTATGAACTATATGATGGGTTGTATTTGTATAGGCTTTGAGACATTGTGAAATTCGATCACGGCATTTGTGTATCTTCTCTAAATTTGGAGTTAGATTTCCAGGTGCATCAAGTGGTATTGGTGTTGAGACTGCACGTGCGTGGAGCTCGTGTAATCATGGCAGTGAGAAATGTGCCCGCAGATAGAACTGTCAAAGAAGCGAtagtaaaagaaaacaataacgCCAAAGTTGATGTAATGGAGTTAGATCTTAGCTCCATGGCGTCTGTGAGAAAAATTGTGATTGTCAAGTCCCTTGATCTTCCACTTAACATTCTTGTGTCAGTATCTTAGAAGATTTTCAGGTGTCCTTGAGTTGAATTAGTATTGATTTCCGACATTGTGGGTTGTTGCAGTAACAATGCAGGAGTTGGGACCTCCTTCAAAGCTCTCCAAAGACAACATAGAGCTGGTTTTTGCAACAAATCATCTAGGTATTACTACCATTTGCAATGCTTTCTATATGCCATGGCTTCAAAAACTCCCAAACAGTAAAACATGCTCATG
The nucleotide sequence above comes from Papaver somniferum cultivar HN1 chromosome 8, ASM357369v1, whole genome shotgun sequence. Encoded proteins:
- the LOC113304994 gene encoding uncharacterized protein LOC113304994, coding for MAAMGNDELCHRFDMVSKICDAPRIDDPSVRTASTLLDPSFQFALGSLITKGDSNLFNLNLKLKFLLRRIKFSGFLTQQGFVRANIDQSMFIFNSPTATVVLLLYVNDIILTGNNASFIASLISKLSVTFAMEDLGELNYFLGIEANLTTSPDSTILTRTRYTLYLLTKADRVDSKPCNTPVTTYKRTLAHDGVFLSDPLQYRSLVGVLQYLTLTIPDITYTVNYVSQFMQAPRDSHMLLVKRILRYLKSKIGEGIILFTGDISSIHGYSDSDWAGCPDTHRST